The proteins below are encoded in one region of Salmo trutta unplaced genomic scaffold, fSalTru1.1, whole genome shotgun sequence:
- the lias gene encoding lipoyl synthase, mitochondrial, which translates to MALVKQSCFIAGRFSNNNRWLSPKCNTRMYSASGLTTADRSSQVQAQKDRKKELVHDGPDLQDFISGELSEKNSWEEYRGNLKRQKGERWGEYS; encoded by the exons ATGGCTTTGGTTAAGCAAAGTTGTTTTATTGCGGGTCGTTTCTCCAACAACAACCGGTGGTTAAGTCCCAAATGCAACACGCGT ATGTACTCCGCCAGCGGACTGACCACAGCGGACAGGTCATCCCAGGTACAGGCACAGAAAGACCGCAAGAAGGAGCTGGTCCATGACGGGCCCGACCTCCAGGACTTTATATCCGGGGAGCTGTCTGAGAAGAACAGCTGGGAGGAGTACAGGGGTAACCtgaagagacagaagggagagaggtggggggaatACAG CTGA